The following coding sequences lie in one Arachis ipaensis cultivar K30076 chromosome B03, Araip1.1, whole genome shotgun sequence genomic window:
- the LOC107631340 gene encoding F-box/kelch-repeat protein At1g23390 (The sequence of the model RefSeq protein was modified relative to this genomic sequence to represent the inferred CDS: added 83 bases not found in genome assembly): MAKEKKLQEHQQENEAPIYGDILETILSHVPLVHLVPARHVSKAWERAVSTSLQINPIKPWLTVHVQSPRAYHVTTSHAYDPRSRAWVRIHAPPINLSSAIRSSHSTLLYAISPGRFSFSVDTLHHEWHHVHPPRVWRIDPVVASVGSKIVVAGGVCDFEDDPLAVEMYDADSGAWIRCQSMPAILKDSSASTWLSVAVTGDMVFVTEKNSGVTYSFDSGAGIWHGPYHLRPDDGVFCCVIGTLRNCLIVAGTIGDAENVKGVKLWKVNGELGFGSGEHWCEELAAMPEEMVEKLKGEDGCGAVASVTVTTVGDFVYLGNPSEPEEMVVCEVRENGGCEWWSLRNAVVEEGGRMQRVVVCGSNVGLEDLQRAVSENCGFVVKETRE, encoded by the exons ATGGCGAAAGAAAAGAAGCTCCAAGAACACCAACAAGAGAACGAAGCTCCAATCTATGGAGACATCTTAGAAACTATATTATCTCACGTGCCACTTGTCCACCTCGTGCCAGCCCGCCACGTGTCCAAGGCGTGGGAGCGCGCCGTCTCCACCTCCCTCCAAATCAACCCCATCAAGCCCTGGCTCACCGTGCATGTCCAGAGCCCACGTGCATATCACGTGACAACCTCCCACGCTTACGACCCACGCTCCCGTGCCTGGGTTCGGATCCACGCGCCT TGACACTCTCCACCATGAGTGGCACCACGTGCATCCACCGCGCGTGTGGCGCATCGACCCCGTGGTTGCCAGCGTGGGAAGCAAGATCGTCGTCGCTGGCGGCGTGTGCGACTTCGAGGATGATCCCCTCGCGGTGGAGATGTACGATGCGGATTCCGGTGCGTGGATCCGGTGTCAGTCTATGCCGGCAATCCTGAAGGACTCCTCAGCGTCTACGTGGCTTTCCGTTGCCGTCACAGGAGACATGGTTTTCGTGACGGAGAAAAACTCCGGTGTGACGTACTCGTTTGACTCTGGCGCCGGAATCTGGCACGGACCGTACCACCTTCGCCCCGACGACGGAGTTTTCTGCTGCGTGATTGGAACGTTGAGGAACTGTTTGATCGTGGCGGGAACAATCGGCGACGCGGAGAACGTGAAGGGAGTGAAACTGTGGAAAGTGAATGGGGAGTTAGGGTTTGGATCGGGGGAGCATTGGTGCGAGGAGCTGGCGGCGATGCCGGAGGAGATGGTGGAGAAGCTTAAGGGGGAGGACGGTTGCGGTGCGGTGGCGTCGGTCACTGTAACGACGGTGGGGGATTTCGTTTACCTGGGGAACCCGTCGGAGCCGGAGGAGATGGTGGTTTGTGAGGTCAGGGAAAACGGCGGGTGTGAATGGTGGAGCCTGAGAAACGCGGTGGTGGAGGAGGGAGGTCGGATGCAGAGAGTGGTGGTTTGCGGCAGCAATGTTGGGCTTGAAGATCTGCAGAGAGCGGTTTCGGAGAATTGCGGGTTTGTTGTGAAAGAGACGAGAGAGTAG